One Erythrobacter aureus DNA segment encodes these proteins:
- a CDS encoding ribonuclease HII, which yields MLSATPETGLGAAPLIVGVDEAGRGPLAGPVVAAAVVLCKPCPEGLDDSKRLSSKKRGLLEPRIRESCAWGLAVVEPEEIDRINIFQATMLAMTLAVTRLVDALERDPDQVLIDGNMSPHGRNPGWRWPDARPIVGGDGKEKCIGAASILAKEHRDRLMREAADAHPHYGWERNAGYGTAEHMEALRRHGPTPLHRRSFAPVAQLALL from the coding sequence ATGTTGAGTGCAACTCCCGAAACAGGTTTGGGTGCCGCGCCGCTGATCGTCGGTGTGGACGAAGCCGGGCGCGGGCCGCTGGCAGGCCCCGTAGTCGCAGCCGCCGTGGTGCTGTGCAAGCCCTGCCCCGAAGGGTTGGACGATTCCAAACGTCTTTCGTCGAAAAAGCGCGGCCTGCTGGAACCGCGGATTCGCGAAAGCTGCGCCTGGGGGCTGGCCGTGGTCGAGCCCGAGGAGATCGACCGGATCAACATCTTTCAGGCGACCATGCTGGCGATGACGCTGGCCGTGACCCGGCTGGTCGATGCGCTGGAGCGCGACCCCGACCAGGTGCTGATCGACGGGAATATGAGCCCGCATGGCCGAAACCCCGGCTGGCGCTGGCCCGATGCCCGACCGATCGTCGGCGGCGATGGCAAGGAAAAGTGCATCGGTGCCGCCTCGATCCTCGCGAAGGAGCACCGTGACCGCTTGATGCGCGAAGCGGCCGATGCGCACCCCCATTACGGCTGGGAACGCAATGCGGGCTACGGCACGGCCGAGCATATGGAGGCGCTGCGCAGGCATGGGCCGACACCGCTCCACCGCCGCAGTTTCGCGCCCGTGGCCCAGCTTGCGCTGCTTTAG
- a CDS encoding calcium/sodium antiporter has protein sequence MALTIMMVLGGLVLLTVGGELLVRGAVSISSRLGLPTVVTGVVIVGAATSMPELVTSVDAALMGSPGIAWGNIVGSNIANSLLILGAVALLFPFPLTGAGKRDAVVGLIASVLLAGIAFAGLHSIGIGIFLLAALATYVLWRVTHPRKTEAVEEDGQDGPQMALILAIALFLVGVGALVTGGHLLVEGAVEIARVAGVSEVAIGATVVAVGTSLPELAASIAAAWRGQPGLALGNVVGSNAFNLLLIGGVTMTIAPLAIPVELLDIEWPLLVASAALLLGLCAFAKQAGRALGALLLAAFAANSVLLFA, from the coding sequence ATGGCATTGACGATAATGATGGTTCTCGGCGGGCTGGTCTTGCTGACGGTCGGCGGCGAACTGCTGGTGCGCGGTGCGGTTTCCATTTCCAGCCGCCTAGGCCTGCCCACGGTTGTGACCGGCGTGGTCATTGTCGGCGCGGCCACTTCCATGCCCGAACTGGTTACGAGCGTCGACGCCGCGCTGATGGGGTCGCCGGGTATCGCCTGGGGCAATATCGTCGGATCGAACATCGCCAACAGCCTGCTGATCCTGGGGGCGGTGGCCCTGCTGTTTCCGTTTCCGCTGACCGGCGCGGGCAAGCGTGACGCGGTGGTCGGCCTGATCGCGTCGGTCCTGCTGGCGGGCATCGCCTTCGCCGGTTTGCATTCGATCGGCATCGGCATTTTCCTGCTGGCCGCGCTTGCTACCTATGTCCTGTGGCGCGTGACCCATCCCCGCAAGACGGAGGCGGTCGAGGAAGACGGTCAGGACGGCCCGCAGATGGCTCTCATTCTCGCAATCGCGCTGTTTCTCGTTGGCGTCGGCGCGCTGGTTACGGGCGGGCACCTGCTGGTCGAAGGCGCGGTGGAGATCGCCCGTGTGGCCGGGGTCAGCGAAGTGGCCATCGGCGCCACGGTGGTCGCGGTGGGCACTTCGCTCCCCGAACTCGCCGCCTCGATCGCGGCCGCCTGGCGCGGTCAACCGGGGTTGGCGCTGGGCAATGTCGTCGGCTCGAACGCCTTCAATCTGCTGCTGATCGGCGGCGTGACCATGACCATCGCGCCGCTCGCGATCCCGGTCGAGCTGCTCGATATCGAATGGCCGCTGCTCGTTGCCAGTGCCGCGCTGCTGCTCGGCCTGTGCGCTTTCGCCAAACAGGCGGGGCGGGCTCTGGGTGCGCTTCTGCTGGCAGCCTTCGCGGCCAATTCGGTGCTGCTGTTCGCTTGA
- a CDS encoding site-specific DNA-methyltransferase: MGVITTTKSRAKATVKQTETPKELLPLGQIIPGDCVEAMRSIPDASVDLVFADPPYNLQLGGDLNRPDGSHVDAVTDHWDQFDSFALYDTFTRDWLTEAKRILKPDGGLWVIGSYHNIYRVGAILQDLGFWILNDIVWRKSNPMPNFRGTRFTNAHETLLWCSQGEKAKYHFNYRAMKTLNDELQMRSDWVLPICNGAERLKEGGHKVHPTQKPESLLYRVLLSTTERGDVVLDPFFGTGTTGAVAKRLGREWIGCEREGNYREAALKRIEKELPLDQSALTTMQAGRSAPKVAFGALVENGYIKPGTELFDKKHRWVATVRADGSLACGKQTGSIHGLGKELQGAPSCNGWTFWHYEVDGDVKPIDAARQLYLLAVED; the protein is encoded by the coding sequence ATGGGGGTCATCACGACCACGAAAAGTCGCGCGAAAGCGACTGTAAAACAAACGGAAACGCCCAAGGAGCTGCTGCCGCTCGGGCAGATTATCCCGGGCGATTGCGTCGAAGCGATGCGTTCGATCCCCGATGCCAGCGTGGACCTCGTCTTTGCCGATCCGCCCTACAATCTCCAGCTCGGCGGCGATCTCAACCGGCCCGATGGCAGCCATGTCGATGCGGTGACCGACCACTGGGACCAGTTCGACAGCTTCGCGCTCTACGACACATTCACCCGCGATTGGCTGACCGAGGCCAAGCGTATTCTCAAGCCCGATGGCGGGCTGTGGGTCATCGGCAGCTATCACAACATCTACCGCGTCGGCGCGATTCTGCAGGATCTGGGCTTCTGGATTTTGAACGACATCGTCTGGCGCAAGTCGAACCCCATGCCCAATTTCCGCGGCACGCGCTTCACCAATGCGCATGAGACGCTGCTGTGGTGCAGCCAGGGCGAGAAGGCGAAATACCACTTCAACTACCGCGCGATGAAGACGCTCAACGACGAGCTCCAGATGCGCAGCGACTGGGTCCTGCCGATCTGCAACGGGGCGGAGCGGCTGAAGGAGGGCGGCCACAAGGTCCACCCGACGCAGAAGCCCGAAAGCCTGCTCTACCGCGTGCTGCTCTCCACCACCGAGCGCGGCGACGTGGTGCTCGACCCGTTTTTCGGCACCGGCACGACCGGCGCGGTGGCCAAGCGCCTGGGCCGCGAATGGATCGGCTGCGAGCGCGAAGGCAATTACCGCGAGGCCGCGCTGAAGCGGATCGAAAAGGAACTCCCCCTCGACCAAAGCGCGCTCACCACGATGCAGGCCGGCCGCAGCGCCCCCAAGGTGGCCTTCGGCGCGCTGGTCGAAAACGGCTATATCAAGCCGGGGACCGAGCTGTTCGACAAGAAACACCGCTGGGTCGCGACGGTGCGGGCCGATGGCTCGCTGGCCTGCGGCAAACAGACCGGCAGCATCCACGGCCTCGGCAAGGAGCTACAAGGCGCGCCGAGCTGCAACGGATGGACTTTCTGGCACTACGAAGTGGATGGAGACGTGAAGCCCATCGACGCCGCGCGGCAGCTCTATCTGCTGGCGGTGGAGGACTGA
- a CDS encoding GNAT family N-acetyltransferase: protein MIKPVTTLQTPRFTMRKLRRQDAAALLPTLGDEAQCRYLSRPAFSSEEELWNWLADPSWTGRTWIAEDACGTVVGRFVAVPDEEEEGVEEIGYITCAERQGMGIARECTAALVAHLFDGGHVRRLIAEIDAENSPSIRLIERLGFRRDALHMAYEETHKGVCDVAIYSLSREGQAALRESE from the coding sequence ATGATCAAGCCCGTCACCACTCTTCAGACGCCGCGTTTCACCATGCGCAAACTGCGGCGCCAAGATGCCGCGGCCCTGCTGCCGACGCTGGGGGACGAGGCGCAGTGCCGCTATCTCTCGCGGCCCGCCTTCTCGTCGGAAGAAGAGCTGTGGAACTGGCTCGCCGATCCGAGCTGGACCGGTCGTACCTGGATTGCCGAGGACGCCTGTGGGACGGTCGTGGGGCGTTTCGTTGCGGTGCCGGACGAGGAGGAGGAGGGGGTCGAAGAAATCGGCTACATCACCTGCGCCGAACGACAGGGTATGGGAATCGCGCGCGAATGCACTGCCGCACTGGTCGCGCATCTCTTCGACGGGGGCCATGTTCGCAGGCTGATTGCCGAGATCGATGCGGAAAATTCACCGTCGATACGTCTTATCGAACGGCTTGGATTCCGCCGCGATGCGCTACACATGGCGTATGAGGAAACCCACAAGGGGGTCTGCGATGTCGCTATTTACAGCCTTTCGCGGGAGGGGCAGGCCGCGTTGCGGGAAAGCGAGTAA
- the folP gene encoding dihydropteroate synthase, giving the protein MTDRIYIRPIALVPGPQTEHGNAIRLAGGMVYASRFAVILRREGQIAERWLAAPDTMAEVLGQLPDAVGAEAEAQWSNLTLAHPPIELGARTVRLDQPQVMGILNVTPDSFSDGGAHDSPDAAREHAAAMVEAGASIIDVGGESTRPGAKPMWEGDEIARVVPAIEACAGMGAAVSIDTRKAAVMEAALEAGAHLVNDVSGLTHDPRSAEVVARAACPVVLMHAPGSGEDLHEGGAYDNVVFNVFDELRARRDAALAAGVEAQGILLDPGIGFGKSLADNLALINALPMFHALGHPLLLGASRKRMIGALSNEVAASDRLGGSVALAVKGMDAGVQLHRVHDVPETLQARNVWRGLRDAALTDFSDLPD; this is encoded by the coding sequence ATGACCGACCGCATCTATATCCGCCCCATCGCCCTCGTGCCCGGCCCGCAAACCGAGCATGGCAATGCCATCCGCCTCGCGGGCGGGATGGTCTATGCAAGCCGCTTTGCCGTGATTCTGCGGCGGGAAGGACAGATAGCCGAACGCTGGCTCGCCGCGCCCGATACGATGGCCGAGGTGCTGGGCCAGTTGCCCGATGCCGTGGGGGCGGAGGCCGAGGCGCAGTGGTCGAACCTGACGCTCGCGCATCCGCCGATCGAGCTGGGCGCGCGTACGGTGCGGCTCGATCAGCCGCAGGTGATGGGCATCCTCAACGTCACGCCCGACAGTTTCAGCGATGGCGGCGCGCATGACAGCCCCGATGCCGCGCGCGAACATGCGGCGGCGATGGTGGAGGCGGGGGCGAGTATCATCGATGTGGGCGGGGAAAGCACGCGGCCCGGCGCCAAACCGATGTGGGAAGGCGACGAGATCGCCCGCGTCGTGCCCGCCATCGAGGCTTGCGCGGGTATGGGCGCGGCGGTCAGTATCGATACGCGCAAGGCGGCGGTGATGGAAGCCGCGCTCGAAGCCGGGGCGCATCTGGTCAACGATGTGTCGGGCCTCACCCACGATCCGCGCAGCGCCGAAGTGGTCGCGCGCGCTGCTTGCCCGGTAGTGCTGATGCACGCGCCCGGCAGCGGCGAGGATCTGCATGAGGGCGGGGCCTACGACAATGTCGTGTTCAACGTGTTCGACGAACTGCGCGCCCGGCGCGATGCCGCTCTGGCGGCAGGGGTGGAGGCGCAGGGCATCCTGCTCGATCCCGGCATTGGTTTCGGCAAGTCGCTGGCCGACAATCTCGCGCTCATCAATGCGCTGCCGATGTTCCATGCGCTGGGCCACCCGCTGCTGCTGGGGGCGAGCCGCAAGCGGATGATCGGCGCTCTGTCGAACGAAGTCGCAGCGTCCGACCGCCTGGGCGGAAGCGTGGCGCTGGCGGTGAAGGGCATGGATGCGGGCGTCCAGCTCCACCGCGTCCACGACGTCCCCGAAACCCTCCAGGCGCGCAATGTCTGGCGGGGCCTTCGCGATGCGGCGCTTACCGACTTTAGCGATTTGCCGGACTAG
- a CDS encoding SDR family NAD(P)-dependent oxidoreductase: MQKLNDMLCVVTGGARGIGKAVCKAFLAEGARVVLTDIDEEAGRTAASELGCTWHRLDVASEAEWEALAEAFPAIDVLVNNAGITGFEDSPVAHDPEHASLAEWHKVHAVNTDGCFLGCRYALRAMKTQASSGGTGSIINMSSRSGLVGIPGAAAYAASKAAMRNHTKSVALYAAQQGWQIRCNSIHPAAILTPIWEPMLGDGPDREARMAALVADTPLKRFGTVEEVAALCVFLASADSAYMTGSELTLDGGLLAGSAASPGS; the protein is encoded by the coding sequence ATGCAAAAACTGAACGACATGCTCTGCGTGGTAACCGGCGGTGCGCGCGGCATCGGCAAGGCCGTGTGCAAAGCTTTCCTGGCCGAAGGCGCGCGCGTCGTCCTCACCGATATCGACGAGGAGGCGGGCAGGACAGCCGCTTCCGAACTCGGCTGCACATGGCACCGGCTCGACGTGGCGAGCGAGGCGGAGTGGGAGGCGCTGGCCGAGGCCTTCCCGGCGATCGACGTGCTGGTCAACAATGCCGGGATCACCGGCTTCGAAGATAGCCCCGTAGCGCACGATCCCGAGCACGCCAGCCTGGCCGAGTGGCACAAGGTCCATGCGGTCAATACCGACGGCTGCTTCCTTGGTTGTCGCTATGCCCTGCGCGCGATGAAGACGCAGGCGAGTTCGGGCGGCACGGGCTCGATCATCAACATGTCCTCGCGCTCCGGCCTTGTCGGCATTCCCGGCGCGGCGGCCTATGCGGCAAGCAAGGCGGCGATGCGCAACCACACCAAATCGGTTGCGCTCTATGCCGCGCAGCAAGGCTGGCAAATCCGCTGCAACTCGATCCACCCCGCCGCCATCCTCACCCCGATCTGGGAGCCGATGCTGGGCGACGGGCCGGATCGTGAAGCGCGAATGGCCGCACTGGTCGCGGATACGCCGCTCAAGCGCTTCGGCACGGTCGAGGAGGTGGCCGCGCTGTGCGTCTTCCTCGCCAGCGCCGACAGCGCCTACATGACCGGCTCCGAGCTTACGCTCGATGGCGGGTTGCTGGCGGGATCTGCGGCCTCGCCGGGGAGCTAG
- a CDS encoding sigma-54-dependent transcriptional regulator, whose amino-acid sequence MATQENRLLMLIDDEPAQSRLVSALAAREGWRTLTVETSEAALETLASPEGSDVQAILLDQWVPGDAACDLIRELREARPDLPLLMLTASTSPLLAVEAMRAGATDYLIKPVGSDRLLQALASATRAERPRAELQPMAEKLPHPLDFDAMVGTAAPFRTALAKAATAARGHAHVLVEGESGTGKDMLTRAMHAASSRAKAPMRVVHCGGMPPASLESLLFGHEKGAFAGAFDRQTGLIEYCDGGTLILDDIDRLPTTHQARLAETLASGIVRPTGAAHGFKIDLRVIATSDFAFDELVAAGEFSQELYDQLAATRIRLPALRERLGDIPALTRYFLAKIGEQPGLKHHSIADSALSLLEAYDWPGNVRQLQAVLFRACVFEQREALTAHSFPQLAEMLGDLADRGESRARGLGVLLYTDDGNVRPLEEIEADIIRLAIGHYRGRMTEVARRLGIGRSTLYRKLSELGIDNAA is encoded by the coding sequence ATGGCGACCCAGGAAAACCGCCTGTTGATGCTGATCGACGACGAACCGGCACAAAGTCGGCTGGTGTCGGCGCTGGCCGCGCGCGAAGGCTGGCGAACCCTGACCGTGGAAACCAGCGAAGCGGCACTCGAAACGCTCGCCTCTCCCGAGGGCAGCGACGTACAGGCTATTCTGCTCGACCAGTGGGTCCCGGGCGATGCGGCCTGCGACCTGATCCGCGAATTGCGTGAGGCCCGGCCCGATCTTCCGCTGCTTATGCTAACGGCGAGCACATCGCCCTTGCTGGCGGTGGAGGCCATGCGCGCGGGCGCGACCGACTACCTCATCAAGCCCGTCGGGTCGGACCGATTGCTGCAGGCGCTCGCCAGTGCGACCCGCGCCGAACGGCCTCGCGCCGAACTTCAACCAATGGCCGAAAAGCTGCCCCATCCACTCGATTTCGACGCCATGGTCGGAACGGCGGCCCCTTTCCGCACCGCGCTGGCCAAGGCCGCCACGGCAGCGCGCGGCCACGCCCACGTCCTGGTCGAGGGCGAAAGCGGCACGGGTAAGGATATGCTGACCCGGGCCATGCATGCCGCCAGCAGCAGGGCCAAGGCGCCGATGCGGGTGGTGCATTGCGGCGGCATGCCGCCCGCCTCGCTCGAATCCCTGTTGTTCGGACATGAGAAAGGCGCCTTTGCCGGAGCCTTCGACCGCCAGACCGGACTGATCGAGTATTGCGATGGCGGCACTCTCATACTCGACGATATCGACCGCCTGCCCACCACCCATCAGGCGCGTCTTGCGGAAACCCTTGCCAGCGGCATCGTGCGCCCCACCGGCGCGGCGCACGGCTTCAAGATCGACCTGCGCGTGATCGCCACCAGCGATTTCGCGTTCGACGAGCTGGTCGCCGCCGGCGAGTTCTCGCAGGAACTTTACGATCAGCTTGCCGCCACCCGTATCCGCCTTCCTGCCCTGCGCGAGCGGCTCGGCGACATCCCCGCCCTCACCCGCTACTTCCTCGCCAAGATCGGGGAACAGCCGGGACTCAAGCATCATTCGATCGCCGACAGCGCGCTCTCGCTTCTCGAAGCCTATGACTGGCCCGGCAATGTCCGCCAGTTGCAAGCCGTGCTGTTCCGCGCCTGTGTTTTCGAACAGCGCGAGGCACTGACCGCGCACAGCTTTCCGCAGCTCGCCGAAATGCTCGGCGATCTGGCCGACCGGGGCGAAAGCCGCGCGCGCGGGCTTGGCGTGCTGCTCTATACCGACGACGGCAATGTCCGACCGCTCGAAGAGATCGAGGCCGACATCATCCGCCTGGCCATCGGACACTATCGTGGGCGCATGACCGAAGTGGCCCGCCGTCTCGGCATCGGGCGCTCGACTCTCTACCGCAAGCTCAGCGAACTCGGCATCGACAATGCGGCGTGA
- a CDS encoding aa3-type cytochrome c oxidase subunit IV, producing the protein MDSANDHKAHNKTYESFIGLLKWSVPLVAILTLLIVILIAE; encoded by the coding sequence ATGGATTCCGCCAACGACCACAAGGCGCACAACAAAACCTACGAGTCTTTCATCGGCTTGCTGAAATGGTCGGTGCCGCTCGTTGCCATCCTTACCCTGCTCATCGTCATCCTGATTGCCGAATAA
- a CDS encoding DUF559 domain-containing protein, which yields MSKPERMLWQQLRQRPSGFKFRRQHPIGPYIADFCCLSERFVVEVDGSAHENSDRAKFDERRAQYLRENGFRVLRVNATRVLADAVDTAEAIVAWLADPSTSLRLVPSRAGEAG from the coding sequence ATGTCCAAGCCGGAGCGGATGCTTTGGCAACAACTCCGCCAGCGTCCGAGCGGATTCAAGTTCCGCAGGCAGCATCCGATCGGTCCCTATATCGCCGACTTCTGCTGCCTGTCCGAGCGTTTCGTCGTTGAGGTTGATGGCAGCGCTCACGAAAATTCCGACCGCGCCAAGTTCGACGAGCGACGCGCGCAATATTTGAGAGAAAACGGGTTCAGGGTCCTCAGGGTCAACGCCACCCGCGTCCTCGCCGATGCGGTCGATACCGCAGAAGCGATTGTCGCGTGGTTGGCGGATCCCTCCACCAGCCTCCGGCTGGTCCCCTCCCGTGCCGGGGAGGCTGGTTAG
- a CDS encoding NAD(P) transhydrogenase subunit alpha — translation MDFISILSIFVLACFVGYYVVWSVTPALHTPLMAVTNAISSVIIVGALIAAAEAGSPAAKWLGLAGVVLASVNIFGGFAVTERMLAMYKKKEKK, via the coding sequence GTGGATTTCATTTCGATCCTGTCGATCTTCGTGCTGGCGTGTTTCGTCGGCTATTACGTGGTCTGGTCGGTCACGCCCGCGCTGCACACGCCGCTGATGGCGGTGACCAATGCGATTTCCTCGGTGATTATCGTCGGCGCGCTGATCGCGGCGGCCGAAGCCGGTAGTCCGGCAGCCAAATGGCTGGGGCTGGCGGGCGTGGTGCTGGCGAGCGTGAACATCTTCGGCGGCTTTGCCGTTACCGAGCGCATGCTGGCGATGTACAAGAAGAAGGAGAAGAAGTGA